The Helianthus annuus cultivar XRQ/B chromosome 15, HanXRQr2.0-SUNRISE, whole genome shotgun sequence genomic sequence ATTAGGAATTTAGGGTCATTAGGTTTAAATTTTGAGCTATTTTTTTATTCAGTTTTAGGAGGGAATGTGGATTTTGCTATGCGAAAGATGTTTTATGTTTCGGTTATTACATGGACTGGAGGGGACTGGAATGAATGTGAATCCACCTCCAATATTAAGAGGGCGTTTGGTTCGCGGAATGATTTGGAATTTGAATTGGTTAATCGGTtcaaggtttaaaagaacggaaacgagtGGCGTTTTCCCTTcacctcacgaggcgtaagcctcgaggcgaaacgaggcgtaatgccgaggcggtattaataaataaatacaaaaattatatatatattataaaaataataatactaactaatttcatcatcagattcatcaaaatcatcaaaaacacacttaaaaaagacatgaaatgcttgaaattgacacaaaaagccaaaaacatcaaaaaaaaactatcaaaatCCCCTGAGGCGCACCTGAGGTGCAGCTTTCTTAGCGCCTCAgccatggttttaaaaaacgcttgaggcgtgcgcctcaaggcgcgcctcgaggcgaaacggccaaaaaacgagtctgaggcgcgcctcatggtgtttttaatgtatatgcgcctcagaggggctgaggcgctaagaAAGCTGCGCCTCAGGTGCGCCTTAGGGGATTTTGATAgttgtttttcatgtttttgactttttgtgtcaatttcaagcatttcatgtcttttttatgtgtgtttttgatgattttgatgaatctgatgatgaactTAGTTAGGTTTATTATTttcataatatatataatttttatatttatttattaataccgaCTCGGCcgtacgcctcgtgaggcgaagggaaaacgcctcgaaactcgtttccgttcttttaaaccttggcctcagcccctctgaggcgcatATACATTAAAAACACCATGAGGCGCGCCTCACTCGTTTTTTAGCCGTTTCGCCTGGCGGCGCACACCTCaaacgttttttaaaaccatgaatTGGTTTGGTTTTGGGTCGGTTATTTGGGTTACTAGGtcctaggggtgtaaacgagcccgagctttgTTCGTGAGTAGTTTTTCAAGGTTGAGCTCTGCTTGTTTATTATATACTAATCAGATTAatttatcatcatcatactcagtaaatctcaccaatagcaaaggTAAGGTAGGGTccgaggagggtaagatgtagacaaccttatccctaccccgtaggaatagagaagctgcttccagtgagacccccggctcgaatTAGATTAATTTATATACATGTATagttgtgtgtgtgtatatatatttacaatttttatatataagactgtatatattatttagttatatttatcataattttatatactaataaCAACCATTATACACTGTTGTCAAAAGTCCTTTGGGCGCACGCCTAGGCTCTAGTTTAAGGTGCAGCCCCAATATAACGTCTAGTGGTGTTCGAGGCGATCATGACTGTGGTTTGTACAAAAGCCGATGATCACTTTGTTTCAGGCGCAAGCAATTCAAATAGATGGGCATTATCTTATGAGGCGCaatcttattttttatttttgtttaattttttatCTTACCAATAACCGTTGGATTgcttttaccctaaaaataatcgGCACTGACTCACTAACTTCACGATCTCTATATAATGATACACGattcatttcttcttcatactACGAGACTCAAGAGGCAGGCGATTCAATTTTAGTTTTTTGTTTTCTCTCAGTCGCACAATAATTTTTTGTGTTTTCTATTCACGGtttcttttttttcaaaatcatagCAGCAACATTCAAGTTTCTACTTTTACTCACGATTTCTTGTGGCAAAGGTTTGAACTTTTGATATTTACTTTGAACATTTGGTATTACTTTTGAAAATTTTGGTATTCAACTTTGGTATTGTGTTTAATTCTTTAGTACTTCTGGTCCTAACTAGATTattctaaataataaatataatactTTCTTGTTATATTTGTGGTATAGTATTAGATTTTAATGCAGTATATATTTTCAGTTTTTTTCTCTTTCTGTGTGAGCTGACTTGAGCTcaataagtgaagctcgggcttgTTTATTAAACAAGCTTATTTTCAGCTCGGGCTCGTTTAAGATCGTTACGATTCGAGCTTTGTGAGCTGATCTAGAGTATCTTACGGGCTAGTAATATAATCTGTGTGTGAACTTAGACTAATACTATAGGAGTCTTCGACACCAACACCAACCAGGCGCAGAATGATGTTGTTAATAGTACGATTCTCGACGAAAACTCTTATATGTGTACTTGTTCTATCGCTCGATGTTGCCACAATATGCGACGTcgactctctctttctctccctcGTTCTTGCACTTAGTCTAAGTTCACAAACAGATTATATTACTAGCCCAAGCTCGTTTAAGATTATATTAGTGAGCTGATCGGGCTCGTTTAAGATTATATTAGTGAGCTGATCTAGAGTATCTTACGGGCGGCTTGGCTTGTTTACACCTCTGATTCGGTCCAACCTGAATCCTGCACCAGTGCACCGTCCTAATTCTAGTTTCTTCTAAGTTTAAAGTTTGGATTTTGAACTGATTTTGGTTTATTATAGCTACAGAAGCTCTAAGTTGGAGATTCCATACATAACTTAATGCTATTTGTCATCTACTTATTGCCAATTCtaatattgttttaatttttaggGGTCATGGGACTACAGATCTTGATGGTGAGGTTGTGGCAACTGTATGTGGAGTAATTGAGCGCGTAAATAAGTTGGTTTATGTTCGCACTTTGAGAGCCAGGTATTCAGCAATCTATTTATCTGAATCTGTGCTTCTTGAATGCTTATCTGGATATCAAATTGGTGTAGGTATAAGCCTGAGGTTGGTGATATCATAGTCGGTCGTGTTCTTGAGGTAAGTCacaactgttttttttttttttttttacaatttgttgattttaataatataactgTACCAAAGTACTTTATCCGCTCATATATAGTTGAGATTTATAACGGTTATGGGTTCTTTTTTTGTTATATATTTGAAGGTGGCTCCAAAGCGGTGGAGGTTGGAGATTAATTTTAGCCAAGATGCAGTATTGATGCTTTCATCAATGAATTTGCCAGATGGCATTCAGGTACATCTGTCACTCTGTATTGATGCTTTCTTGTATGAATTTTCAATTTTCTAAACTTTTCGGGGGTGTAATTCTGTATTTCTGTTTAACCAAGATGATTTATACATAGTTTTCTTTTTGGACCAGAACGAATACTATGATTTTGATCTAAGTATGTATTGAATAATGTTATAACCTATgtgatttttatatataatgtgacattattttattttattaattgctAGAGACGGCGAACTGCAGTTGATGAGCTCAATATGCGTAGCATTTTTGAAGAAAACGATGTTGTCAGTGTAAGTTCGTAATCCGGTTTTCTGAAACTAGTTTATTGTTCCTTGAATCATTTATGGGAAGTTTTGGTATGAATGTTAAAGTTGATAAACTCTAGGGTTGTTAATCGTGTCGGGTTGACGGGTTGGAATGTGCAACCCGAACATGGCCCATATTATTATTTGTGTCAAAGATTCTAACCCTAACTCACACACACATGAATTCGGGTCAAtctgaacacgacccgtttaaccaAAATTTTTAAATGAGTCATGTTGCCAAGTTATAAGAGGGCCGTTTGGTTGTAAGCAAGTTATCAGTAACATGTTTAATAAGGAATACAAGTGGGACAAATAGATAATATGGTGTGACAAAACTAACATTAGTATaactaaaaagtttatttttttaatagttAAACGGGTTAACGGGCCAACCCAAACCTGACCCGTTTTTTAAACGGGTTGTATAAGTTGACCCAGAACCTATTTTTTTCGTGTCAGGTTCGGGTCGTGTCAAGAATTGCCGCCCGTAAAAGCATCAGGTTTCCTATTTGTTTTGACGTTTGATTTGTAGAAAAGGTCCTTGATTGATGATAGCATTTACAACTTTAGGGGCAGCTTTGTAACCTTTTACTTTAAATGGGTTAAATAGGTCGCTGGACCAATAGTGATCCGGTATTAATTTGCTTATAAGTTATAACATCTTAATCCATTTGCTCTGTGTTATATTTTATCTCATTTAAAATGTTTCGATCGGGTCTATAATGTCCTGAAGTGTATTTAAATGGTTGTAATTTTAAATGATTTGTTCCGCGTTTTTTTTTCTAGGCTGAAGTCCGTGATTTCATGCGCGACGGGAGTCTACAACTGCAAGCAAGGAGCCAGAAATATGGAAAGGTTTGACTTGTTTTGACCCGCACATATATTCTAAAAATATAATCATTTAAGATAATAATTTTCTGTTACACAGCTAGAAAGGGGTCAGTTGCTCACAATATCTCCATATCTCGTAAAAAGGCGCAAACAACATTTCCACCACTTAGAAAAATACGGAATCGACTTAATACTTGGATGTAACGGGTTCATATGGGTTGGCGAGCACGTTGAAGTTAAAGATGACATGGTTGAAGATGAACACACGCCCACTAAACCCGACGCAAAAAGCAACAAATCCCAAATCTCACAAAGCCTTGAAGAACAAGAACAAACTTACACTCCGTTGGAAACCCGACAATACATATGCAGGATTGCAAATGCTATTAGGGTTTTGTCGACATTGGGATTTAGTATTACACTTGATGTGATTCTTGAAATCCTCGATTTGAGCACCAAAAACGGTATTGATATACATGAAATGCTTGGAGCTGAGTTTTGTGTTTTGGTTGCGGAAAAAGAAGCCGAAAGAAGAAGCTTGTCGACCCGAAAGAAACGGTAAATTCGAATTTTGGTATTATTTGGTTATTTGTTGAATTGTATTTTGAGAGAgaagtgaaaatagattgtagtcTTTGATAGAAAGTGATATGGATTACATATGATGGGATTGTTAAGTTATAACTAGTTTGGATTTTGACTGTTTTCATGCTTTGCTTTAGTGGTTTTGATTGTTTTCATTTCATTATATTATTACAACCATTAGTTATTCCATATCTATGTTGTTAGCAAATTACCTTAAAACATATCATGATGTTAGAAAAAGGTAATTATTGGGTTCTTATGATGGTTATAGGTTGTTATGTATAATTTCAATTGGTCTACGTTTTAAcataaattttgtttggaaacgagGCTGATCAAATAATACATGTTCGTTACTACACGTTTCGACACCGTCGTAACATGCCGTTAACTCTTTTCTTACGTGCTTTTTTCTATgcacgtgtcggtataaatttaaGTTGGTTTACGATTCGACGTAGATTTTCTTCGGAAATATGTTGGGTCAAATATAAtccgttttcgtgcttatttttatgtacgttttcattTGTCTACGTTTTTACGTAAATTACAATTAGTGTGTGAATAGTGCTTTCATCCTATTGGCTTTTCTTGTTTCTTTCTTGATTTTTAATTTCTGgactttattatttttatatttttacttGACTCTATGTTTAGTGTTTTAGTATTAGATTCCTTTTTCATTAAAGTTATATTTAAGATAACCTTTACGTTTCCATTTACAATGAATTTATAATTAGCTCGTCCCGTTGTCcaattaaatttatttttatggttttcggtcGATGTAAAACATATGTCTATTCTTTTGAACCAAAATAGATATCGACCGAAACCCCGCAACGTAGCGCGGACAACCTTACTAGTTACATACAAGCAACAACTAATGTTTATCAACTTATCTTTGTACTATTTTAGCGTGCGAAACTATAAACTTGCAACCCACCCACTATTTTTGGTTGACCATGTTAGCATGTTTTTCAAGTGATAACAAACAAGATAGCGTGGAATTGTAGCTTTGCATTGAGGACTTGCGCCTTGACATTGTCCATTgagacttgtttgtttgtttacatATAGACACTTGTGTAAAACGTATGTCATGACACATGGAATAAAATCATTTTTCTCTTGTATTGATGTATTATGATATATAGTCATCGCATCCACACCTTTCCTCCTTTGGCGGGGGTGTGACAACTAGACTATGGGTTGATCATTCATAAGTTGACTATCTTATCACTTTTGTCCTTTACAGACACAGATTGGGTGAGCTTCCCTGATACTCGCCGCTCAACTTCTGTCTATTGTATTTGTACGGGTAACAACTTGGTTTCATGTTCATTGGAACACTGATCTACTATTTCTAGATCAAATGCTAAAGCAGAATATCGGGGAGTTGCAAATGTTGTTTCTGAAACTTCTTGGGTACGAAATTTATTATGTGAACTTTGTGACAACCGGTAAGTAAcagcttctaattacgcgattaagaAACGGTTAAGGCGATAATAAGTAGTGTTTAAGACAAGTACTAACTTAATTAGGCttttggaatgcctaggaacgaCTATTTGACTATGCAAGGCCTCGGGGAAAACACAAATGGACAcgacaacaacgatgctaatcTCGTCAGCGGGAGAAGATTTCACAAGATTTCACAACAGTCGATACTTAGTCTAAAGAGACTCACAATtgttggcgctgcaaaagaagtcacacgtCTTCGCATTCCCCCTGTTTCATTTATGGCGATTATGcaatgttcgacattccatggtaatgtcaacTAACAAACAGTTATCACGTgaaattccaggtaaagtccttaaatttcttttgttgaaattctgacttttgcatatagtgagtagattttcgtatttctactccccctaatggtCATTGCATCACGAAGATTTGATTTCATGATAGCGATCACTCAAttgtttcatttcttgacaaagtCATCCGATACGCATGCattgtttgttgcgcatgtggtttcACTCCAAATTATTGCTTTATCAAACTCCAAATATtgtttcgctatacttgatctttgcattgtgatCTAGATGGCCCGCATTATTGCAAGGCGTTGACTTTTTGATATCGAGTGGACGGATATCatgaaaaactcattttttttcttttgagtGGCATACATGGTTTTCATTGTGACCATGTTGGAACTTCCTTATTGATACATGAACTCATTGTTGGATTGTGTTTAAACCAAGTTCAACTGCTcttaatatatattcgattcaagactccacatgatggattgaggccatcatattcgaaataatcccaacaaccactccatttgctttgaaccataacaggcttgtttggtcttcgacttcattgaatcgttactttgatcacgatcaccttgtggtggtgtatttttttcacaagtttgaaactTGCGCTAATCTCTTTGCTCACATCATGtatggatttaattatttatttatttgtttgttgatattaaatccgctttgttggtttatcatattaaagcaatcttaacacaatcgtgtgttaagataatggtacacaaattcatgtcatatttcggtgtacctcttaacggttctttcagcATTGATTGAATATTTTGTGATATTCATGTCTTTTTCATCTTCGATCGGAAatcattatttatttgtttcattttcaattgaaaatcctatgagatttgtttgaaaccaatgttttaaaaaccggtttttaaaatcaaaccggattaggctaaaaaatggttcaaccggttgaaccaggttgtaccgagcggttcaaccgggttgactagctaactctataatttcaaaaattacaacatcaattcaaaagttaatccaaaaatgcatgattacatgTTAAAAGATGATtcaaaagtaaatccataataataaataatccaaaagataatcgaaaaACATTCAATTTCCAACAAGCTCTTgtaaatgaaagtgtacgatatgtttaagcTATTTGGATGTTGAATACATCAAGTTCACGATCgcataaaagatgaaattcacCATTATCGTCATCCTCATCAACTAGAGGATAACTATTTtcattttatacaatattaaataagaacttttagttacgaataatcataatatgTAAAATTACGTAAGATAGTAACACATATAATAAAAAAGTAACAACAAAAACTAAAATAACCCCGTGCTGGTTCCGGTATATCGGATTTgaccgccggtacaaaccttatgccgtttcacttatttaccggagtgtttcgtaccggatttacatctgtaaacggtaataccggtataaccggccgatatttaccggtttttaaaacattcttTGAAACAAGCATTCAGGTTTACTTCGTTTAGCcctcatttgatttcaaacacggtgataTTTGTTcggtcaccactattattgaaccAAAATAGATATCGACCGAAACCCCGCAACGTAGCGCGGGCAATCTTACTAGTTACATACAAGCAACAACTAATGTTTATCAACTTATCTTTGTACTATTTTAGCGTGCGAAACTATAAACCTGCAACCCACCCACTATTTTTGGTTGACCCTGTTAGCATGTTTTTAAGGTG encodes the following:
- the LOC110910268 gene encoding exosome complex component RRP4 homolog yields the protein MRGMELSLNHTQKLRLQRALESLESLSSGTNSNASVTVADSIPVNQEDGVLKGHGTTDLDGEVVATVCGVIERVNKLVYVRTLRARYKPEVGDIIVGRVLEVAPKRWRLEINFSQDAVLMLSSMNLPDGIQRRRTAVDELNMRSIFEENDVVSAEVRDFMRDGSLQLQARSQKYGKLERGQLLTISPYLVKRRKQHFHHLEKYGIDLILGCNGFIWVGEHVEVKDDMVEDEHTPTKPDAKSNKSQISQSLEEQEQTYTPLETRQYICRIANAIRVLSTLGFSITLDVILEILDLSTKNGIDIHEMLGAEFCVLVAEKEAERRSLSTRKKR